CCTTACTCTGAAATATATCAGGATATTGTTTAAGAAGCATATCTAGATAAGTCCCGCTTGTAATTATTTTCTTTCGAATTAATTCACTTACAGAATCTTTATTGTGCCTATATTGGTCTTCTAATTTAAAAGTGGAAATATTATTGCGAATTTTTGTGTTTTTTTCTTCATCGCTTGAGTAAAACGCAAATTTAATATCGAAATCTAAGCTACCAACTAAACCATTATAGTCAGTCGGAATATAAGTGAATTTTACATCATTCTCAAAGCCTTCACTATAAGGATGGATATTTTTATCAGAATCAAATTCAATAGCAAGTTTTAGGTTTGCGTTGCAAACATGACAACTTGGAATTAGATTGTAGAAAGACAATGCCAAGTACGGAAACTTCTCTTTAGCGTAGAAATGGTCGAACTCACACCGAGAACCTTTGCGTTCATCCGTACCTATGACAGATATAAAATGCCTATTGCAATATACGCATGTATCCATTCCTAAATCTATTGCTAATTGGTAGGGAGACCAATTATAATCAGAATAAAAAAAGATTTCTAGAATTAAATTTTTTAAATTTATTTTCTCTGTTTTTTTTCCTTTAGCTCTTACAATTTTCTTTTTTAAACAATCTTTATCTATCGTTTGTAATTCATTAATAATAATTTTTATTTCTTCCGGTTTGGCTGTAATTATCCTCCTACTATGTTTCTTAAAATAATCATAAAGCCATTCCAGATTAGGTTTAATATCAAAGTCTTTTAAAAATATTTCATTAATTTCAATCTTACTAATTAATTTAGTCTTGATTCTTTCATAATGCTCCTGGGCGAGTTCATCTAAGGTTTTATTTCTAGCTTTATGGATTTTTATCATTTTTTATTAAGCCTGTCTATTTTTTCTTGATAAAAGTTAATTTGAGCTTCTTTTTCATCTTTGGATTCAATGCTATAATACATTTGCAAAAGCTTATCCTGAATGATTGGCTCGCCTATTATATCTATTAATCTTTTTATATTTACTTTTTCTCTATCAAATTCTTTTTTTAATTCTGAATAACTATTCCAAAGCTCCTTAATTTCTTTTTCTAAAATTTTCTTTTTTTGTTTATCGGTCGTTTTTTCTTTATCAAATTCCAACTGCCTTTCCTTTCCAGAATATAGTAATAAAGGATTCATTATTTTTAAAGTGTCACTAATCTTCCCATTCGCAAACTCCCCAATTAACCCACCTTCCAAAAAGAAACTATCCGAGAAAAGAGTATGGATATTAGCCCCAAAGGTCTGTTTCTTTTCCTTCAATCCATCGACTACGATACATTTGCCGTTTTCATATTCGACTCCGTCGATCATCTCATAATTTCCAGCTTTCTCCTCCTTTGTCTTCGATTCTGCCTTTCGTAAGAAAATAATATTTTCCTTTGGTAAGTCAGAAGCCAAGAAAGGAGAATGGGTTGTGAGGATAATTTGTATTTTCCTGCCTGGATAGATTTGTGGGAAAAAATCAATTAAATACTTTAAATATCTTCGTTGCCATTCGGGGTGAAAACCTACCTCTCCTTCATCAATCAAGATAAGAATAGAACTATCAGATTTGGTCTGCTGTTCTACTGTAGAAAAAAATCTAGAATACAAAGTTAACATAGCGCTTTCCCCACTACTTATGTCACGCCAATCGAATTTCATATAGTGAGATTGAGCGATACTTTCCATGTAATTCCTTATGAAATTGGTTATATTTTCTTTTTGGCTAATTTTTAACTTAATGTAAAAGGTTTTGGGATCAGTAATTCCAACATTATTCGAAAGATTTTCTAAATTTAGAAACATTTTTTCAACAGTTTCATAATGCGGCATTTTATGCAGATAATTTAAAAATTTTTCTAAAGAATACTGTTCTAAATTAATTTGATCTAACTTCTTCCTTAGATCAAAAATAAAATTGTCAAAATTATTTTGAATAATACTCAAATCAATTCTTTTTTTGAAATAATCTAATTTCATTTGATACTTGGCAACAAAATCACTTTCTAATTTATCTACTCTCGTTTTTATATATTTTTTTATTTTATCAGAATTGTCTCTATCCTCTAAGTAAGATTCTTTTACTTTGCACTCTAGGCTCTCTGGTAGAACAAATGGTAGAGATATATTTCCATTTAGAATGAATTCTATTTGATCAAGTAAATTTTCAGACTCAATGTCGAGATGCCTTTCCTTAATGCTATTTTTTTTTCTGATCCCGTGTAAGGTTAAGTCAACGTTTTTTCCAGCATCAATTTCTTTACTTGGCGGTCCCGAAAAAAAAAATATTTCAGCATTTATGTTTTCTCCGACTTTCAATGACTTAAAATTATGGGAAACAATTAGTTGAGAACTATGTTTGCAAAATATTGTTCTTCCATCCGTATCCAAAAGCAATAATATATATAATATTTTTTTGTCATATTGCAGAATAGTTGGAATTAGATTTAGCAAATTACTCTTACCCGCTCCATTTTGTCCGACGATTGCACTTATATTCGTAATCTCCCCTAATTCTTGCTTTGGATGATTTTTTTTCCAAACTTCTTTCATTTCATCGGAAGGTTCGAAAAAATGAAAAGGATTTTCTTTTTCTTTGAAATCCAGAGAAGAAAGTTTATCGAAAAGTTTTCCTGCTTTAATAATCTTTTTTTTCTCTCCATCTTCATTTTTGCTCTTTTTGGTTTCAAATTCTGTCGGCTTAAAATCAAACCTATACCTCGGACTAAAATTAAATCCCTGATGGTAAATATTTTTATAATTTTCAATCCAAACGTAAAGTAGTTCCATAGTTTTTATTCCTTGTTTATTATTGTTATTCCAAAATCATCCTAATCACAAAAATCATACAAACTTGTGGTGAGCGGAGTCGAACCATCACAGTTCAGACATTTTCATACACCAAAACTCTTTCTTTAAACACAGATTCCTTAATAGCTTCGGTGATTGCCTCGGAGGAAAGTAAATCTACCTTTCTAGCGAATAATGTCTCTAAGTCACTAGTCATACGAAAAAATAAAGTTCCGATTTTGGAAGTGTAGTCTAGTTCGACTAATATATCTAAGTCGCTTTCGATTTTTGCTTCCCCTCTTGCATACGATCCGAAAAGATACGCAGTGTTAACCGGTTTATCTTTGAAATAAGTTTGCAATATCTCTTTGATTTTTGCAAGTTCTAATACGTTTGATTTCGTTGTCGGAATTACTTGTAGTTCTTTGTTTGCAATTCCTCTTAGCAGAGTTAAAATTTCTTCTGAAGAAGTATAAATTTTTTCTATCGCAGGGTCGTTTATTTTTATTTCTATCATTGTTATTTACGATTTTGTCTAAATATAAATCTATCCCAACACTCCCAAATCCTGAAACGTTAGTTCCACAATCCAAACAGAATCGCTTTGTTGAAATACAAGTTTGGTGTAATAGCTATTATCCCGTTTTTCAATTTCTGCTTTCATTAATTCTACGATTTCAAAAGGTTTGTCAGGTGCGGTGTCACTTACAAATTTGGATACGCCTGAGAATAAAAAAGAAAATGGCTTGTAGGTTTTGCTAGATTCATCAAAAGATTCGAAACCAAACTCTACAGAGCGTTTTTCAAATAGGAACTTCATGCTAACCACGGGTAGGTCATGAAGATAGGTTTCTTCATAAATTTTAAGGACTTTATCGCTGGTTATTATTCCCATTTTGTAAGCTCCTTGATTTTGATATGAGACTCATCGTTGCCTCTTGCGACAGGTTTACCACATTCATCTAAATAAGCATCATTTTTATTTTTCGTATTTGGATTTTCTCTATGCCAGTGATTTTCTTCTTTGTATCCCGTTTTGTCGGGAACCCCGATATCAAAGGCAACAACTTCTTTTGTAATTAGATTTTGAAATCTTCTTCGACTGCTATTTTCTTTCATCCTAGGATCAGTTGCATCTATCCAAGCACTTCCTAAATCTTCAGGACTTTTCGGCGGATTCGTCCAATCTATTCCGGGTGTCGGATTCTCAATTCCATCTTTACAATAACAAGCCGGTAAGTGCTTCTTCCAAATCTTT
This sequence is a window from Leptospiraceae bacterium. Protein-coding genes within it:
- a CDS encoding AAA family ATPase; its protein translation is MELLYVWIENYKNIYHQGFNFSPRYRFDFKPTEFETKKSKNEDGEKKKIIKAGKLFDKLSSLDFKEKENPFHFFEPSDEMKEVWKKNHPKQELGEITNISAIVGQNGAGKSNLLNLIPTILQYDKKILYILLLLDTDGRTIFCKHSSQLIVSHNFKSLKVGENINAEIFFFSGPPSKEIDAGKNVDLTLHGIRKKNSIKERHLDIESENLLDQIEFILNGNISLPFVLPESLECKVKESYLEDRDNSDKIKKYIKTRVDKLESDFVAKYQMKLDYFKKRIDLSIIQNNFDNFIFDLRKKLDQINLEQYSLEKFLNYLHKMPHYETVEKMFLNLENLSNNVGITDPKTFYIKLKISQKENITNFIRNYMESIAQSHYMKFDWRDISSGESAMLTLYSRFFSTVEQQTKSDSSILILIDEGEVGFHPEWQRRYLKYLIDFFPQIYPGRKIQIILTTHSPFLASDLPKENIIFLRKAESKTKEEKAGNYEMIDGVEYENGKCIVVDGLKEKKQTFGANIHTLFSDSFFLEGGLIGEFANGKISDTLKIMNPLLLYSGKERQLEFDKEKTTDKQKKKILEKEIKELWNSYSELKKEFDREKVNIKRLIDIIGEPIIQDKLLQMYYSIESKDEKEAQINFYQEKIDRLNKK
- a CDS encoding nucleotidyltransferase domain-containing protein, which gives rise to MIEIKINDPAIEKIYTSSEEILTLLRGIANKELQVIPTTKSNVLELAKIKEILQTYFKDKPVNTAYLFGSYARGEAKIESDLDILVELDYTSKIGTLFFRMTSDLETLFARKVDLLSSEAITEAIKESVFKERVLVYENV